In one window of Romboutsia hominis DNA:
- a CDS encoding SpoIVB peptidase S55 domain-containing protein — MKIKRNSVFLTLAIMVAILLISITYDGIKNYYIEAVNKSNKYVYPCGNLIGIKAKTDGALVIGYEDESLEYIGGIKKGDNIIKINEKKIENAYDIYEYIKDIKEDFVYLTVERDSKELVIKIKLKVEDEEKRLGLWVRDKVSGVGTMTFYDPDNEEFKAIGHPIKDFDTSKILKIKEGSVYYPTEVNLEKSTESVIGNFDCNLDEYNLIGTFSNNDNEGIEGNIINNIKHKLPLIKVGNKNEIKRGKASILLENEEGYVYPYDINIENIYENKGDKNIVIEIIDEKLVNYTGGIVQGMSGAPIIQNNKLVGALTHVFEDNAKKGYGIFIDEMIELDKRN; from the coding sequence ATGAAAATTAAAAGAAATTCAGTATTTTTAACATTAGCAATTATGGTAGCTATACTTTTAATATCTATAACTTATGATGGTATAAAAAATTACTATATAGAGGCTGTAAATAAGAGTAATAAGTATGTTTATCCATGCGGTAATCTAATTGGAATAAAAGCTAAAACAGATGGAGCATTAGTAATAGGTTATGAAGATGAATCATTAGAGTATATAGGAGGGATAAAAAAAGGGGATAACATAATAAAAATAAATGAAAAAAAAATCGAAAATGCTTATGATATATACGAATATATAAAAGATATTAAAGAAGATTTTGTATATTTAACAGTTGAGAGAGATAGTAAAGAACTAGTTATAAAGATAAAATTAAAAGTAGAAGACGAAGAAAAAAGGTTAGGCTTATGGGTTAGAGATAAAGTTTCGGGAGTTGGAACTATGACGTTTTATGATCCAGACAATGAAGAATTTAAAGCAATAGGACATCCTATAAAAGATTTTGATACAAGTAAAATATTAAAAATAAAAGAAGGTAGTGTATATTATCCAACAGAAGTAAATCTAGAAAAATCAACAGAGAGTGTTATTGGTAATTTTGATTGTAATTTGGATGAATACAACTTAATAGGAACATTTAGCAATAATGATAATGAAGGTATAGAGGGAAATATAATAAACAACATAAAACACAAATTACCTCTTATAAAAGTGGGAAACAAGAATGAAATAAAAAGGGGTAAAGCAAGTATTTTACTTGAAAATGAGGAAGGATATGTATATCCATATGACATAAATATAGAAAATATATATGAAAATAAAGGAGATAAAAACATAGTTATAGAAATTATTGATGAGAAATTAGTAAATTATACAGGCGGTATAGTACAAGGCATGAGTGGTGCCCCTATTATACAAAATAATAAGCTAGTTGGGGCATTAACACATGTTTTTGAAGATAATGCCAAAAAAGGATATGGTATTTTTATAGATGAGATGATAGAATTAGATAAGAGAAATTAA
- a CDS encoding CCA tRNA nucleotidyltransferase — protein sequence MYINLPKSVKFIIEKIKEHCEEAYIVGGCVRDSILGILPNDYDITTSAKPNKIIDIFKGYKIIENGIKHGTVGILIEDEVYEITTYRVEGEYEDNRRPKNVEFTSKLVDDLKRRDFTINAMAYNEEDKLIDYFDGVKDLHDKKIRTVGNPDERFIEDGLRIIRAIRFSSKLGFDIEKETFESIKRNSSILKNISRERVSDEIKKIILSENPQKLGLLYSLNIFKELEIYSHVENYEDFCTKLTILKECNISLEQRLLMIEFLILENNTKRLNKTKEKIEFYNKNIRKNNIVSKLKYPNNVTKYINNMIDYMLIDNIDLDKIGIKKILNKIGIDNLKDILKLKEIYYKKVGDCEEIEELSIRKHSIDKYTEFIEEIAKNNECYKINDLDINGNDLRLMGYSGKSIGEQLNLLLEIVICNPEKNSKSELMNLSRLNKID from the coding sequence ATGTATATAAATTTACCGAAATCAGTAAAATTTATAATAGAAAAAATAAAAGAACATTGTGAAGAAGCTTATATAGTAGGAGGATGTGTCAGAGATAGTATATTAGGTATTTTACCAAATGACTATGATATAACAACTAGTGCAAAACCTAATAAAATAATAGATATATTTAAAGGCTATAAAATAATAGAAAATGGAATAAAGCATGGAACAGTAGGTATTTTAATAGAAGATGAGGTTTATGAGATAACAACATATAGAGTTGAAGGTGAGTATGAAGATAATAGAAGGCCTAAAAATGTAGAATTTACATCAAAGTTAGTAGATGATTTAAAGAGAAGAGATTTTACAATAAATGCTATGGCTTATAATGAAGAAGATAAACTAATCGATTATTTTGATGGAGTTAAAGATTTACATGATAAAAAAATAAGAACAGTAGGTAATCCTGATGAAAGATTTATTGAAGATGGACTTAGGATAATAAGAGCTATAAGATTTAGCAGTAAACTAGGATTTGATATAGAAAAAGAAACATTTGAAAGTATAAAAAGAAATTCTAGTATATTAAAAAATATTAGCAGAGAAAGAGTAAGTGATGAAATAAAAAAAATCATACTTAGTGAAAACCCTCAAAAACTAGGATTATTATATAGTTTGAATATATTTAAGGAGTTAGAGATATACTCTCATGTAGAGAATTATGAAGATTTTTGTACAAAGTTAACAATATTAAAAGAGTGTAATATTAGTTTAGAGCAAAGACTATTGATGATAGAATTTTTAATTTTAGAAAATAACACAAAAAGACTAAATAAGACAAAGGAAAAAATAGAGTTTTACAATAAAAATATAAGAAAAAATAATATTGTAAGCAAACTGAAATATCCAAATAATGTAACAAAATACATAAATAATATGATTGACTATATGCTAATAGATAATATAGATTTAGATAAGATTGGTATTAAAAAAATTCTAAATAAAATAGGAATTGATAATTTAAAAGATATTTTAAAATTGAAGGAAATATATTACAAAAAAGTAGGTGATTGTGAAGAGATTGAAGAATTAAGTATAAGAAAACATTCAATAGATAAATATACAGAATTTATAGAAGAAATAGCTAAAAATAATGAATGCTATAAAATAAATGATTTAGATATAAACGGGAACGATTTAAGGTTGATGGGGTATAGTGGAAAATCAATAGGAGAACAGTTAAATCTCCTTTTAGAAATAGTAATATGTAACCCTGAAAAAAACAGCAAAAGTGAGTTGATGAATTTATCAAGGTTAAATAAGATTGATTAA
- the spo0A gene encoding sporulation transcription factor Spo0A, whose product MSDKIKIVLADDNKDFCQVLKEYLSNESDIEILGIAKDGIEALDLVKRLQPDLLVLDVIMPHLDGLGVIEKLNSMDIPKMPKIIVLSAVGQDKITQSAINLGADYYIVKPFDFVIFINRIRELVSNRPAHADIKPRAHADIQMTRSDFVKNVGNIETEITNIIHEIGVPAHIKGYLYLREAIKMVIDNVELLGAVTKELYPSIAKKFNTTPSRVERAIRHAIEVAWSRGKVDTINQLFGYTVHNTKGKPTNSEFIAMIADKLRLEHSMVK is encoded by the coding sequence GTGAGCGATAAAATAAAAATAGTTTTAGCAGATGATAACAAGGATTTTTGTCAGGTACTTAAGGAGTACTTATCTAATGAAAGTGATATAGAAATATTAGGAATCGCAAAAGATGGTATAGAAGCACTAGATTTAGTAAAAAGATTACAACCAGATTTATTAGTGCTAGATGTTATAATGCCACATTTAGATGGATTAGGTGTTATAGAGAAGTTAAATTCTATGGATATACCTAAAATGCCAAAAATAATAGTTCTATCAGCTGTAGGACAAGACAAAATAACACAAAGTGCAATAAATTTAGGAGCAGACTATTATATAGTTAAACCTTTTGATTTTGTAATATTTATAAATAGAATAAGAGAATTAGTTTCAAACAGACCTGCACATGCAGACATAAAGCCTAGGGCTCATGCTGATATACAAATGACAAGAAGTGACTTTGTCAAAAATGTAGGTAATATAGAAACAGAAATAACTAATATAATACATGAAATTGGTGTTCCAGCTCATATAAAGGGATATCTTTATTTAAGAGAAGCTATAAAGATGGTAATAGATAACGTAGAATTACTAGGAGCTGTAACTAAGGAATTATACCCAAGTATAGCTAAGAAATTTAATACTACTCCAAGTAGAGTTGAAAGAGCTATAAGACATGCTATAGAGGTAGCATGGAGTAGAGGTAAAGTTGATACAATAAATCAACTATTTGGTTATACAGTGCATAATACAAAAGGAAAACCAACAAATTCTGAATTTATAGCTATGATAGCAGATAAATTAAGATTAGAGCATAGTATGGTTAAATAA
- a CDS encoding copper transporter yields the protein MHINMKYYIVTIGAIFIALGIGMLVGFNLNYDQELSKQQASMIKDLDSKFEVLKTTNDNLEENLTNLNKYYDEAIAIINQNSDKIIKDSLVNKNIGIISTNEKNDYSKEIASIIQNAGGNVAFDIVLTSNIENKDALKKASEELSIELNNAKDVINYIAESLKEEGSISKLENLQRLELIKVESIAENYIDYDSVVLTGGSEDKVQKENFDKIDEALITKLKEQNKYIVGVQKSNTKNSYIDLYSKNKIATIDNIEEGIGKVSLTILLNEKGATGDFGRLESAKQLFPYKK from the coding sequence ATGCATATAAACATGAAATATTATATAGTTACCATAGGAGCTATTTTTATAGCTTTAGGAATTGGTATGTTAGTAGGATTTAATCTAAATTATGATCAAGAACTTAGTAAACAACAAGCAAGTATGATCAAAGATTTAGATAGTAAGTTTGAAGTACTAAAAACAACAAATGATAACTTAGAAGAAAATTTAACTAATTTAAATAAATATTATGATGAAGCAATAGCCATAATAAATCAAAATTCAGATAAGATAATAAAAGATAGTCTTGTAAATAAAAATATAGGAATAATATCTACAAATGAAAAAAATGATTATAGTAAAGAAATTGCAAGTATAATACAAAATGCTGGAGGAAATGTAGCATTTGATATAGTACTTACTAGCAATATAGAAAATAAAGATGCTTTAAAGAAAGCATCAGAAGAACTTTCAATTGAACTAAACAATGCAAAAGATGTTATAAATTATATAGCAGAATCTTTAAAAGAAGAAGGTAGTATATCTAAGTTAGAAAATCTTCAACGTTTAGAGTTAATTAAAGTAGAATCTATAGCAGAAAATTATATAGATTATGATTCTGTAGTTTTAACAGGTGGAAGTGAAGATAAAGTTCAAAAAGAAAACTTTGATAAGATAGATGAAGCTTTAATAACTAAATTAAAAGAACAAAATAAATATATAGTAGGAGTTCAAAAAAGTAATACTAAAAATTCTTATATAGACTTATATTCTAAAAACAAAATAGCAACTATAGATAATATTGAAGAAGGAATAGGTAAAGTTTCTTTAACTATATTATTAAATGAAAAAGGAGCTACAGGGGATTTTGGTAGATTAGAAAGTGCAAAACAATTATTCCCTTATAAGAAATAA
- the recN gene encoding DNA repair protein RecN, which yields MILELYMKNCALVEELRLNIDKNLNILTGETGSGKSIIIDALGLCLGEKYDRSFLRKGTEKGVVEAIFHSKNKDLIKVLNDNDLELDDNDLLVITRIIYSDGKSVARVNGRTVKMNVLKQIASKLIDVHGQHQTQALFNKDTHLEFLDLFGEHELEEFKISYKEIYDEYSDVKKALNILTENKDDMQIQREIDLLKFQINEIESANLSKDEYEDLLKQRDVYRNGEKIFKNLNISYQNLYEGQVNAVDLIGNAVKELSSICEYDKSLSDYNNEIERIMYELQDISREIRNYKENINFEPYELEQIELRVDEINNLRRKYGETIEEIFDYHQNIKNRLDEILNRDERVEELKLKLNKLESKLKERAEALTSQRKIVAKQLEKVLLEELKSLNMKNVAFKVNFEQGIFTPRGMDDIEFMISFNLGEDIKPIYKVASGGEMSRFMLAFKTILADIDQIDTLVFDEIDTGISGIAAQIVGEKLSNIGKKKQIICITHLPQIAANADTHYCIEKSTDNERTFTTIRKLDKDQKRDEIARLIAGSNITEKTIEHASEIIELAKRSL from the coding sequence TTGATCCTTGAGTTATATATGAAAAATTGTGCTCTTGTTGAGGAGCTTCGTTTAAATATTGATAAAAATTTGAACATACTTACAGGAGAAACAGGTTCAGGAAAATCTATAATAATAGATGCATTAGGACTTTGTTTAGGAGAGAAATATGATAGATCTTTTTTAAGGAAAGGAACTGAAAAAGGTGTAGTAGAAGCTATATTTCACTCTAAAAATAAAGATTTAATAAAAGTACTTAATGATAATGATCTTGAACTAGATGATAATGATTTACTAGTTATAACTAGAATAATATATAGTGATGGAAAAAGTGTTGCTAGGGTTAATGGAAGAACTGTTAAGATGAATGTTTTAAAGCAAATAGCATCTAAGCTTATAGATGTTCACGGTCAACATCAAACACAAGCATTATTCAATAAAGATACTCATCTAGAATTTTTAGATTTATTTGGAGAACATGAATTAGAAGAATTCAAAATTTCATATAAAGAAATATATGATGAGTATAGTGATGTAAAAAAAGCTTTAAATATATTAACTGAAAATAAAGATGATATGCAAATTCAAAGAGAGATAGATTTATTAAAGTTTCAAATAAATGAAATAGAATCTGCCAATCTTAGCAAGGACGAATATGAAGACTTACTAAAACAAAGGGACGTCTATAGAAATGGTGAAAAAATCTTTAAAAATTTAAATATAAGTTATCAAAATTTATATGAAGGTCAGGTTAATGCAGTAGATTTAATAGGTAATGCAGTAAAAGAACTATCATCAATATGTGAATATGACAAAAGTTTAAGTGATTATAATAATGAGATAGAAAGAATAATGTATGAGCTTCAAGATATATCAAGAGAGATAAGAAATTATAAAGAAAATATAAATTTTGAACCATATGAGTTAGAACAAATAGAACTTAGAGTTGATGAAATAAATAACCTAAGGAGAAAATATGGAGAAACTATAGAAGAAATATTTGATTATCATCAAAATATAAAGAATAGATTAGATGAAATATTAAATAGAGATGAAAGAGTAGAAGAGCTTAAACTTAAATTAAATAAGCTTGAAAGTAAACTTAAAGAAAGAGCTGAGGCCTTAACTTCTCAAAGAAAGATAGTAGCTAAACAGTTAGAGAAAGTCCTATTAGAAGAGTTAAAAAGCTTGAATATGAAAAATGTTGCATTTAAAGTAAATTTTGAACAAGGAATATTCACACCTAGAGGAATGGATGATATAGAGTTTATGATATCATTTAACTTAGGTGAAGATATTAAACCTATATATAAAGTAGCTTCAGGTGGAGAAATGTCTAGATTTATGCTAGCATTTAAGACCATACTTGCGGATATAGACCAAATTGATACATTAGTATTTGATGAAATAGATACAGGTATAAGTGGAATAGCAGCACAAATAGTAGGAGAGAAACTTAGTAATATAGGAAAGAAAAAGCAAATTATTTGTATAACTCATTTACCACAGATTGCTGCTAATGCAGATACTCATTATTGTATAGAGAAGAGTACAGATAATGAAAGAACATTTACTACTATTAGAAAGTTAGACAAGGACCAAAAAAGAGATGAAATAGCTAGACTTATAGCTGGAAGTAATATAACAGAAAAAACTATTGAACACGCAAGTGAAATAATAGAACTAGCAAAAAGAAGCCTTTAG
- the steA gene encoding putative cytokinetic ring protein SteA: MRVEGPIKVDRKTKRLAKRLTGGEIAVINHIDIDEVAANSLVEGKVKLVINASPSISGRYPNKGPGILTEKNILIVDNIGEELFNELSEGQNIEIIDGKIYRDNKFLGQGEVLGKEEVAVKLKKAYENLAVELDRFIDNTIDYAKKEKGFILGEVEIPKVKTNYANRHVLIVVRGQDYKQDLSTILSYIEEVKPILVGVDGGADALLEFGYTPDVIVGDMDSVSDEALKKAGEIIVHAYTDGRAPGLKRVQDLGLDAIVFPAPGTSEDIAMLIAYEYKAELIVALGTHSNMIDFLEKGRKGMASTFLVRLKIGSKLIDAKGVNLLYRSKLKMKYIWALIATALFPILILASFSPSVQQFIHLMQLKLKLLLQM, encoded by the coding sequence ATGAGAGTCGAAGGCCCTATTAAAGTAGATAGAAAAACAAAGAGGCTTGCAAAGAGACTTACGGGTGGAGAAATAGCTGTTATAAATCATATAGATATAGATGAAGTTGCAGCGAATTCTTTAGTAGAAGGTAAAGTAAAGCTAGTTATTAATGCATCACCTTCTATAAGTGGAAGATATCCTAATAAAGGACCTGGAATACTAACTGAAAAAAATATTCTTATAGTTGATAATATAGGTGAAGAATTATTTAATGAGTTGTCTGAAGGTCAAAATATTGAAATTATAGATGGTAAAATTTATAGAGACAATAAATTTTTAGGACAAGGTGAAGTATTAGGCAAAGAAGAAGTAGCAGTCAAATTAAAAAAAGCATACGAAAACTTAGCAGTTGAACTAGATAGGTTCATAGATAATACTATTGATTATGCAAAGAAAGAAAAAGGATTCATATTAGGAGAAGTCGAAATACCTAAAGTTAAAACTAATTACGCTAATAGGCATGTACTAATAGTTGTAAGAGGACAAGATTATAAGCAAGATTTAAGCACAATATTATCATACATAGAAGAAGTGAAGCCAATATTAGTTGGTGTTGATGGAGGAGCGGATGCGTTACTAGAGTTTGGTTATACTCCAGATGTTATAGTTGGAGATATGGATAGTGTTAGTGATGAAGCTCTTAAAAAAGCAGGTGAGATAATCGTACATGCTTATACAGATGGAAGGGCACCAGGTCTTAAAAGAGTTCAAGATTTAGGGCTAGATGCTATAGTATTTCCAGCACCTGGAACTAGTGAGGATATAGCTATGTTAATAGCTTACGAGTACAAAGCAGAGCTTATAGTGGCTCTTGGAACTCATTCTAATATGATAGATTTTCTAGAAAAAGGAAGAAAGGGTATGGCAAGTACTTTCTTAGTAAGATTAAAAATAGGATCAAAGCTTATAGATGCGAAAGGAGTTAACCTACTATATAGAAGTAAGTTAAAGATGAAGTATATATGGGCATTAATAGCTACTGCCTTATTCCCAATACTTATACTAGCCTCTTTCTCTCCAAGTGTTCAGCAGTTTATACATCTAATGCAGCTAAAATTAAAGCTATTACTACAAATGTAG